A single genomic interval of Aedes aegypti strain LVP_AGWG chromosome 1, AaegL5.0 Primary Assembly, whole genome shotgun sequence harbors:
- the LOC110674315 gene encoding uncharacterized protein LOC110674315 codes for MESNTGVDYARVRPMLELARSFVEPMTDQIKYLVTGGLTEAQSIDADGENNEDVVVRGIGSNPIQEMRLEKGIPPTYPLQWFAANKWNKPPITLPGPRAGANLNDYYHIITNTYRRESVSVTSSLTFLQLLCRQITGLLRFDWVSLGVLIDYKDSMINPLDVFTVRITEINTNIGSSQEDVSDDMLYDLALLILGGFRIHMASNQTYIDRLQTALKAQLINPDFSDGVEVAITNFAQLYSDPEFVKLACGMDMFFAVFPQHNRAKLRFGTLIMAHKDCTGLSAITAGCELMHHTTRVFSRWLMTPVLRSDMNRMTIPGQEICIPYSYSPYLSGLGIVDKSPYSAALNCGLHMFTHMIGCAVPMARSVNAIYFQPSGLQAIIDNAILFIYAHSCTGSLQMQFFRASEVRTVKKVEEESRHYMEEMRKRLQDFKNEEGQRTGSGDEEEDVSRPSTPESSPSEGGGGDLEDLESVSELGGVVEGEPTSRDALDWYMYISRYYHGSLPARMRDVAFDRWSKLTDVRPNTVGEFVKRMSKNVQP; via the coding sequence ATGGAGTCTAACACTGGAGTTGACTATGCACGTGTGCGGCCAATGCTCGAGCTAGCTCGGAGCTTCGTAGAGCCCATGACCGATCAGATCAAATACCTGGTTACAGGAGGACTGACTGAGGCTCAGTCGATTGACGCCGATGGAGAGAATAACGAAGATGTAGTTGTACGAGGTATCGGATCTAACCCGATACAGGAGATGCGCCTGGAGAAGGGTATCCCTCCGACATATCCCCTCCAGTGGTTTGCCGCAAATAAATGGAATAAGCCCCCTATCACGCTACCCGGACCCCGAGCAGGAGCGAATCTGAACGATTATTATCACATCATCACCAACACCTACCGTAGAGAGTCTGTGTCTGTTACCTCCTCTCTGACGTTCCTTCAGCTGCTATGTCGGCAAATCACCGGTCTCTTGAGGTTCGACTGGGTGTCACTGGGAGTCCTAATCGATTATAAAGATTCTATGATCAATCCCCTGGATGTATTCACAGTGCGTATCACGGAGATTAACACCAACATCGGATCAAGTCAAGAGGACGTCTCAGACGACATGCTGTATGATCTGGCTCTCCTAATTCTTGGGGGATTCCGGATCCATATGGCGTCAAATCAGACGTACATTGACCGCCTCCAGACCGCCCTTAAGGCACAATTAATAAACCCGGACTTTTCCGATGGCGTAGAGGTAGCGATTACAAACTTTGCTCAACTGTATTCAGATCCAGAATTCGTCAAGCTTGCATGTGGGATGGATATGTTCTTCGCTGTCTTTCCGCAGCACAATCGAGCAAAGTTGCGTTTTGGAACGTTGATTATGGCGCACAAAGATTGCACGGGCCTGTCTGCAATCACGGCCGGTTGTGAGCTCATGCATCACACCACCCGGGTGTTTTCCCGATGGCTTATGACGCCAGTCCTCAGATCAGATATGAATAGGATGACGATCCCGGGCCAGGAGATCTGTATCCCTTACTCATACAGCCCATATCTCTCGGGGCTCGGCATTGTGGATAAGAGCCCGTATTCAGCCGCACTGAATTGTGGGTTGCATATGTTTACGCATATGATAGGATGCGCGGTTCCAATGGCTCGGTCGGTAAATGCCATTTACTTCCAGCCGTCCGGGCTTCAGGCGATTATCGACAATGCCATTTTGTTCATTTATGCTCATTCCTGCACTGGGTCTCTCCAGATGCAGTTCTTCCGGGCATCGGAAGTAAGAACAGTGAAGAAGGTTGAGGAAGAGTCACGCCACTACATGGAGGAAATGCGCAAGAGGCTCCAAGATTTTAAGAACGAAGAAGGACAGCGAACCGGGTCTggagatgaagaagaagatgtatctCGACCAAGTACTCCTGAATCTTCCCCTAGCGAGGGGGGTGGAGGTGATCTGGAGGATCTCGAGAGTGTTTCAGAGTTAGGAGGTGTGGTGGAAGGCGAGCCTACAAGCCGTGACGCACTAGATTGGTATATGTACATATCCAGATATTACCACGGGTCTCTTCCGGCTAGGATGCGGGATGTTGCTTTCGATAGATGGTCAAAATTAACGGATGTCAGACCAAACACTGTAGGAGAATTCGTCAAGAGGATGAGCAAGAATGTTcagccttga
- the LOC110674316 gene encoding uncharacterized protein LOC110674316 encodes MESNTGVDYARVRPMLELARSFVEPMTDQIKYLVTGGLTEAQSIDADGENNEDVVVRGIGSNPIQEMRLEKGIPPTYPLQWFAANKWNKPPITLPGPRAGANLNDYYHIITNTYRRESVSVTSSLTFLQLLCRQIAGLLRFDWVSLGVLIGYKDSMINPLDVFTVRITEINTNIGSSQEDVSDDMLYDLALLILGGFRIHMASNQTYIDRLQTALKAQLINPDFSDGVEVAITNFAQLYSDPEFVKLACGMDMFFAVFPQHNRAKLRFGTLIMAHKDCTGLSAITAGCELMHHTTRVFSRWLMTPVLRSDMNRMTIPGQEICIPYSYSPYLSGLGIVDKSPYSAALNCGLHMFTHMIGCAVPMARSVNAIYFQPSGLQAIIDNAILFIYAHSCTGSLQMQFFRASEVGTVKKVEEESRHYMEEMRKRLQDFKNEEGQRTGSGDEEEDVSRPSTPESSPSEGGGGDLEDLESVSELGGVVEGEPTSRDALDWYMYISRYYHGSLPARMRDVAFDRWSKLTDVRPNTVGEFVKRMSKNVQP; translated from the coding sequence ATGGAGTCTAACACTGGAGTTGACTATGCACGTGTGCGGCCAATGCTCGAGCTAGCTCGGAGCTTCGTAGAGCCCATGACCGATCAGATCAAATACCTGGTTACAGGAGGACTGACTGAGGCTCAGTCGATTGACGCCGATGGAGAGAATAACGAAGATGTAGTTGTACGAGGTATCGGATCTAACCCGATACAGGAGATGCGCCTGGAGAAGGGTATCCCTCCGACATATCCCCTCCAGTGGTTTGCCGCAAATAAATGGAATAAGCCCCCTATCACGCTACCCGGACCCCGAGCAGGAGCGAATCTGAACGATTATTATCACATCATCACCAACACCTACCGTAGAGAGTCTGTGTCTGTTACCTCCTCTCTGACGTTCCTTCAGCTGCTATGTCGGCAAATCGCCGGTCTCTTGAGGTTCGACTGGGTGTCACTGGGAGTCCTAATCGGTTATAAAGATTCTATGATCAATCCCCTGGATGTATTCACAGTGCGTATCACGGAGATTAACACCAACATCGGATCAAGTCAAGAGGACGTCTCAGACGACATGCTGTATGATCTGGCTCTCCTAATTCTTGGGGGATTCCGGATCCATATGGCGTCAAATCAGACGTACATTGACCGCCTCCAGACCGCCCTTAAGGCACAATTAATAAACCCGGACTTTTCCGATGGCGTAGAGGTAGCGATTACAAACTTTGCTCAACTGTATTCAGATCCGGAATTCGTCAAGCTTGCATGTGGGATGGATATGTTCTTCGCTGTCTTTCCGCAGCACAATCGAGCAAAGTTGCGTTTTGGAACGTTGATTATGGCGCACAAAGATTGCACGGGCCTGTCTGCAATCACGGCCGGTTGTGAGCTCATGCATCACACCACCCGGGTGTTTTCCCGATGGCTTATGACGCCAGTCCTCAGATCAGATATGAATAGGATGACGATCCCGGGCCAGGAGATCTGTATCCCTTACTCATACAGCCCATATCTCTCGGGGCTCGGCATTGTGGATAAGAGCCCGTATTCAGCCGCACTGAATTGTGGGTTGCATATGTTTACGCATATGATAGGATGCGCGGTTCCAATGGCTCGGTCGGTAAATGCCATTTACTTCCAGCCGTCCGGGCTTCAGGCGATTATCGACAATGCCATTTTGTTCATTTATGCTCATTCCTGCACTGGGTCTCTCCAGATGCAGTTCTTCCGGGCATCGGAAGTCGGAACAGTGAAGAAGGTTGAGGAAGAGTCACGCCACTACATGGAGGAAATGCGCAAGAGGCTCCAAGATTTTAAGAACGAAGAAGGACAGCGAACCGGGTCTggagatgaagaagaagatgtatctCGACCAAGTACTCCTGAATCTTCCCCTAGCGAGGGGGGTGGAGGTGATCTGGAGGATCTCGAGAGTGTTTCAGAGTTAGGAGGTGTGGTGGAAGGCGAGCCTACAAGCCGTGACGCACTAGATTGGTATATGTACATATCCAGATATTACCACGGGTCTCTTCCGGCTAGGATGCGGGATGTTGCTTTCGATAGATGGTCAAAATTAACGGATGTCAGACCAAACACTGTAGGAGAATTCGTCAAGAGGATGAGCAAGAATGTTcagccttga